GTCCAGAGTAATACCATGGAATTCATTGAATTGCACGTTCTTACGGCGCTCGATTTTCATGCGACGGCAACGCGCACATAAACAAAATGGTTGCCTTTATCATGACGAAAGCCCGCCAACGTGGTGTCTGTCAGACAAAGTCGTACAAATACTGCACAATATCAAACTCCAGTTGTCTCGCTATCTCTGAGATGGTGTTGAAGCTCACAAGGCATTTGTATTTAGGACAATCTATCTGATCATCTGCTGTGATTTGTGCCAAGAGATTCAGTGAAACAAGGGATGATATCTGACAAAGGATGTTAGCAGTTGGAGCGACCTTATCCTCCACAATACTGTAAAATATGGCCATTAGTCTGTCTATTTGGAAATTCTTTGGACCTAACGGGACAAAAAAGATTAATGACGGTTATAAACAATTCTCAATCATTAGATAGGATCaaaggaagggggaggggagggggggtcgGATATAAGTAATTGATCATAAGTAGATAAGTCTTCGACTGAAATTTTATTAGATCGCGCGTCTTTTCCAACGCGGAATTAAAAAATACCCTTGATCGTCAGAATGTTGACAATTTCATTCCGGATTcccagttttgtttgttcgGAAGTAAGCATTGAGGATCGTACTGTTAGTCTTCGGTCGCACTGAGTCACTATCGGTTGGTGTCTGGTTTGCGGAATGTAGAAAGACATTTGGAAAGCCGTCAACGACTTGAAGAATCTTACAGCGTAGCACTTCAAATTGTTAAGAAATGTTAACGCTACAACGGCACTTCCTCTACTTTTAAGACTAATACAACAGAAAGTTTTCGAGTAAGACCCTGATCAAACGATAAACATTTTCATCCAACGTCTTGACAGATGAGCATTTGACCGTTTTACTCTACTCACCTGTCTCACACCTTCATTTGATTGGCTTTCCATTTTTTATCAAACATTTTCATCTAACATCTTGCTTCGCAAGCGAATGTTGGATAATTCAGAAAGGGGCGTTGTAGCGTTTTTCGCTTAATCGGGGCTTATCGCGGGGGTGTACGGACgagacgcaaaaaaaaaaaacgcctcCGTTGCAAACCTCTATCAACCACACTCTTCAGACTAGAAAAGTTCAAACCCGTCAGCTGCGTgttggatttcttttttttagccGCAGCTTTTGCTCTGTTACTTAATCCTCTTCTTCCCTGTTTGGTAAAGAACCTCCTATCTGTGTGAGCTGGGTTATACGACGCCAGATATGCTGAGAGCAACAGATACTTGGCATAGAAAGGCAGTTCCATGTGAGAACGAACTGATATACCTGCAAAGATCGCATATCTCGGATAAGACCTCTGCACTTGTTAGGAATTTAGCTGCATGATATAGAAATATTGCACATAAATCTACTGATATTTAAAAGTGCATTTAAACCCCAACTCTACAATCCACAATAAACTATCCCTCAactgctttttcttttgaattccATTTTTGACATCCTCCATGACATGCTAAACATCACTGTTCAATCCTTTAACTTATATTTATGTCAGAAGTGCTTCTCTGGTTATTTTCATTCTGGAGGTCATTTCAAGTGTTAAGGTTCCAGATATGGCTGGGTCAATGTACTATGTCCTTagaaaaagacaacaaatttcTCATAAAGGTCTATGAGTACAAGAAAACTGTTAAGGACTCCAAATGAAATCACCAAATGGCTCTAACAACTCATATCTATGagagatttttcttttaaataaccagTCACTGTTCAGAAAGCAAGCCCACCCTCCTTACCCAAAGAACAAGACCAACTTGAACTTAAAATGTGTATGATGCACGTATATGTAATTTCACTCTTTCAGGATTATGTTCAATAGTGCATCAAGTTTAgtgcaagaaaaaatattcaaacagtCCCTATTTTGACTTCCATTTTCTACAAGCCAAGGTGGGTGTCTGTCAGACAAGGGTGGGGAAGATGGACAAGCACCCTTTTCAGGAGAAGATGCAACGATCCTGGTTGCTTGAACCCCTCTAAACCCTTAGAGTGATCaacatctattttctcctttcaGTAATGCCATTGAATCATcaattaagatcatgagaataaaggaaatgatcaacattCTAAGAGGctttgattgtttgacaaattctccttgcctgtaccaaaggaaatgtatagagaacaatgtggagaatatgggtactgatgttagggtgtcaacTCTAAATCTATTTAAAACTGGGATAAGCCATACCAGCTTAATGCAGAGCTGTCtatactttttcaatttaaattaatgatatatgattgaaaaatacaaagttAATGAAGATCATTTCCTACCCAAGGCTCCAAGGTTCTCATTGCCTGTCTGTGTTTCCTGTCCAAGGATATTCTCCCACTGAGTACTGGACACCTCCCTAAGGTAAACTGTGTGCAGAGCCCTCTTAAGATGAGGCTCAATGTTGCGCCACAGCTTACAACTGTCTGTCAACTGAGCTTCACCAGATGTGATTGGTTCACaatattttggaaaatgaagaagagCCTGCAGGCAGAGAAATAAATTCTTAACTGTTtaagaaaaagagcaaattaaagtaataaaacaaataaattaacaaccatttcctttcaaattaatTATTTAGCCACATGATGACGATTTCTAATGATGGTAAACCTAGTGTAGTCCAGCCTCCTTCTGCAACCACCTCTCATTAGCGAGAGGTAATATCAAAAGTTTCCAAGTCAAAGTACAACAAATGGAACCTCTTGAAGGTGATGGTCCCACCCCTCAAAAGCAACcacttcaaccctttaactcatatgactgaccaagacagaatttctccttagaatatcattacaatatcaaccagataagtgatgagtataaagaaaaataaaaaggttctAATAAAGCTGACAAGTAATCTGCAGCTATATAAAGATTCTTCTCTCTGCaaggttttaaaaaacattaaatcCACACTATGTGCAGAGCCACCTTATTCATCCAAAAAGTTATGGTGATTGTACACATATCTTTCAAAACTTAACAGAAAGAGGAATTTTGATATACAGATTGCTATTCAATGATACACAATACTTCTCTCCTAGGAGGATTCCTCCACTTACCAGATGTCTAAGCTCATTCAAATCCCTACACACAGAATAAAATACACTCATGAGAAGCTGACAGTatgctttgaaaaattccacAGGATATGAAGATGGACTGTCTCTTGCCATGATCTGCAGCAATTCAGCCTTTGCATAGTCAGGAAAGTGAATGAGAAAGGGCTCATAAAACCCTGTACCAACTTGAAACTTTTCCCAAACAATTTGACTGAGCAAAATAATGCAAATATTTAGCTGAGTCAGTTCCTGGAGTCTTAAAAAGGCAGGAAGAAGATTTGCCTCAATATCTCGAAGTTGCTCTGCTTTGTCAAGCACAATGTAGAAGGTTTCCTTTGTGAGTTCCTTTGCTGATAAAGAATGTTTCAGGAGTCGTAAAAAGTCTGTCATATTTTCACATTTGGGAGGAGCATTCTGATCATCATCTTCATCCAGATCTTGTAGCTTGTATAGGATGTGCTCAAAAATCAGTCTTGCTGTAAAACTCTCAACACAGTTTACTAACACATGAGGAAGCTGTAAAATCAAAAGTATAATTTTGGCAggacaggtaaaataaattttccaacTTGTTGGGAGTGAGCAAttcttttacctgttgaattttcaagaattccaagcaattttaggcAATAAGAAATGGTACTACACATGTCAAATTTTACTGGACAGgtactgcctgaaaaggagaacactgggCTGATTCCAGATACAATTGCTATTTTTACCTACGGTTTTATACAGCCTGAGCAGAACTTGTTGTCACTCTCATACATGAGTAAAGATTGAACAACAACCCAACTCACTAACAAATTTGATCCTTACTTGACTCTGATGCTCTTATGATGGCACCTGCTTTCCTCGTGCCCACATGATATGATTAACAATACATTTCATTGGGATAAATCAGTATGGCCAGTATACAAAGCACACCTTTGCATTCAGATCAAGAGTATGCAGCTCAACCATTCACTGACAGCTGTTTGGGTAGTTTCAATCTATTTAAGGTTACCTCTTGTGAGACCTCAGCTCCCTATTCCTGTATCCCATTCATTAACCTTTCCAGGGGGTAGCCAAGATTTTTCAAAGAGGGGATCACactgtgtcaaacagagggtactcaccagTTTTTCCCGCCCAAATATTGTAGGTTGTTCGATTGAAAAAAGGCTTACcaaagggagggggggggggtcacagGTACCCTAGGACCCCACCCGTGCCAGCTAGGCCCCTGTCCTTggaccccaaagagtgactagcatccaatttcttcttacaatatcacccctacatcaaaacattaaggtcacgagaataaaataaatgatcaccaacaaaagaagctcttgagtGATACACAAATtccttaggaaatgcatagaaaacAGTGTAATTAGAAAAATATAATATACTATAATTAGTAAAACTCAAGTTATCATCCATTGGGTAAGACAGTCTGTTTTCACGTCAAGAGACACTTGACATCATCACGAAACGTTTTTCCTTCTTAGCAATAATCAATCGAGGATTTCTTCCTAATGAAACTTTTGCACTCACCTCTAAATCTTTTAGCAAAGTCTGCACAACAAATGATTTCCCTGTACCGATGTGTCCACAAATGAAGATCGCTGGACAAGTGTATGCCTCTCTTTTCCCAAAAAGAGTTAACAGTGCATCGATTTCATTCTTTCTGCAGATTACTTTCTTGTAAAGTTTCCCTATTTCGTCTTCATTAAACCCGAATAGCCCGCCATTCGCCATATTGGTTAACACGAGGGCACTGGAGAGAGTTGTCAAAACTTTTACTATCCAGGGGCTGTTGCGTGGATAGTTTTTAGTCGGCATTTTATGACCTCGAAATTTGAAATGTTGGTCCtttcatcttaaaaaaaaaaaaaaaaaaaaaaaaagaactcttaAATTGCAGTGATAGGCCCAtagcttctttttttaatactttctttcaatttcaatgGTTTTAAATTTTGAGAATAAATCTCCTTACCCCTCTGACGTCGGGAAAAGATTGTTAGAAAATAAGGATGGCGCCCTTTATTTTCACGGTGCTGTATTTCATCTTTATAACTTTGTGTATGACGGTTTTTACCCTCGTTTTCTGCTTCGTGGTTTATTTGCAACATAAACACAAAACTCTCGACCACATTCCAGGCCCTAAGCGAGACGGATTTTTCCGAGGAAATATCCAGACAATAGAACGCTTGAAGAAACTACACGGATTCACTAACGGCTTCGaagttttcaagtttctttctcAAGAGTACGGCCCTGTAATAATCATCTGGATTTTTCATATCCCGTTTGTATACGTTTCAGGCGCAGAACTAGTCAAAAAAGTGCTGATAACATCCAATCTCCCCAAAGATGCTTGGTCTTACGATCAGCTCGGTTACTTGTTCAAAGAGAGATTTATGGGAAAAGGTCTCGTTTCGGAGACTGATCACGAAAAATGGAAATCTAAACGGCTGGTAATCAATCCTGCATTTCATAGGAAGTATTTAAAGGAACTTATGGAACAGTTTAACGCGAGTTGCGATGTTTTTTTGGCAAGATTGACTGAATTAGCTGATGGCAAAACTGAGGTGAAAATGGCAGATGAGTTTAACAGAATAACTTTGGATATAATCGGGAAGGTAAGGAGTTTAATCCTCGGTTAAGatgtaattaaattttcatgttttaattgaaattcTGGAAAAACAAATGTACTCGCCATTTTACCCAATAGCAATTAGTGGGGCATACttcgttttttttgttctctctctctctctctgccAGTGTTGATGCATTGTTTCTTCAGTCTATGATCAACCCAATTATCCACTACTTTTCTTCTGGTTTCATTAGCATCTTTTTGGAATTGCACAAACACCAGACACCTTTCCTATGCATATATAGAAATTATGCATTCTTTCCTTTCCAGGTAGCATTTGGAATCGATCTAAATGCAGTCAACGATCCTGATTCCTTGTTCCCAGCGGCTATCAAGGAGTGTTTAGTTGCCCCAGTTTGGTGTTTATCCCATCCTCTTCATGCTATTGACTTCACCACCTATGGCTACCAAAACACTGTGGTGGCAGCAGTTCATTTCTTACGAGATACTGGCAAGAAAATCATGGATGAGAGAAGAAAAGCAATATTAAATGGTGATGATGTTCCATCAGATATTCTTACTTATATCCTCAAGTCAGCTCCTGAAGATACTCAGTTGGACTACGAAGAAGTGTTGGAtcattttatcacatttttcaTTGCAGGTAGGATATAAGAAAGTGCTTGTTAATGTTATCATCCAATTTGCAATTCAAATTGTccttcaaattttaaatgataGACCAcccagatttttttttttgcccacaTTCACAATTAAAcaagaattaaccctttaactcccaagatctgattattaattctccccttcagCTTTTACACAATTCTTGGCAAATAAGTTAGGGGAATTTTgtactagatcaagataacaacttctacctaataagtttgggtattctcatttgccctttgctggataatgtatgaatattatatggagaagtttcatgttacggtaatcacttctgggagttaaagggctaactATTTTTTGTGAGATTAGTAATGTtgtgaattaaatttcaaagcTCATGTGTCAGGGAAAAGCAAAGTAACAATCATAATTTCCTCTCTATATAACTTTATAGTAATCCATCTCATGGAATTGTGTCCAGTCTGAGGagacaaaaaaatgtgaaaatgttgTGTACACATGTAGGTTTAGCAGCTGTATACTGATAAAGGTTAACTaacatgaaatttaattttttttaattattttaattcatttgctTCAGGCCAGGAAACCACTTCAGCAGCTTTGTCCTTCATGTTGGCTGAGGCAGCAAAGAATCCTGAAGTCGAGAACAAGTGAGTGAGGTGTTATGTAAATCTCTTTCCAACCAACATGTATTATGCATCCATTATGCCATTAAATTTCAACAGTATTCTATAAAATGTATGAATCTGTGaaataatcaaagaaaatttctctcaaatttGCTGCAGGTTAGTTCAAGAGGTTGATGATATCCTTGGTTCTCGTCAATATGTTTCATTTGATGACCTTGGCAAACTTAGCTACACAGGTCTTGCCATGAAAGAAACACTTCGGCTTCACCCTAGTGTCCCTGGTTTCACAAGAGTTATGGATAAGGATGGTGAATTAGGAGGCCATAGAATACCAGCAGGAACATTGATAAATATTGGGGTGTTTACTTTACACAACAGTCCCAAGTATTGGAATGAGCCTGAGAAGTTCAATCCTGAACGCTTTTCAACcttaaatgatgaaaatgaagcaGGACACTCACACTATGCCTACATTCCGTTTTCACTTGGCCCAAGGCACTGCATCGGTCAAACATTTGCTGAATTTGAGTTCAAAGTACTCATGTCGCGGTTTGTGAAGTCATTCAAGTTCAAACTGGTTCCTGGACAGGATTTGAACTATGAAGAACCCAAGACAACATTATCACCTAAGGACAAGATTCGTTGCACTTTGACTTTGCG
The sequence above is a segment of the Pocillopora verrucosa isolate sample1 chromosome 5, ASM3666991v2, whole genome shotgun sequence genome. Coding sequences within it:
- the LOC131780462 gene encoding origin recognition complex subunit 5, with the protein product MANGGLFGFNEDEIGKLYKKVICRKNEIDALLTLFGKREAYTCPAIFICGHIGTGKSFVVQTLLKDLELPHVLVNCVESFTARLIFEHILYKLQDLDEDDDQNAPPKCENMTDFLRLLKHSLSAKELTKETFYIVLDKAEQLRDIEANLLPAFLRLQELTQLNICIILLSQIVWEKFQVGTGFYEPFLIHFPDYAKAELLQIMARDSPSSYPVEFFKAYCQLLMSVFYSVCRDLNELRHLALLHFPKYCEPITSGEAQLTDSCKLWRNIEPHLKRALHTVYLREVSSTQWENILGQETQTGNENLGALGISVRSHMELPFYAKYLLLSAYLASYNPAHTDRRFFTKQGRRGLSNRAKAAAKKKKSNTQLTGLNFSSLKSVVDRGPKNFQIDRLMAIFYSIVEDKVAPTANILCQISSLVSLNLLAQITADDQIDCPKYKCLVSFNTISEIARQLEFDIVQYLYDFV
- the LOC131780475 gene encoding cholesterol 24-hydroxylase-like; the protein is MAPFIFTVLYFIFITLCMTVFTLVFCFVVYLQHKHKTLDHIPGPKRDGFFRGNIQTIERLKKLHGFTNGFEVFKFLSQEYGPVIIIWIFHIPFVYVSGAELVKKVLITSNLPKDAWSYDQLGYLFKERFMGKGLVSETDHEKWKSKRLVINPAFHRKYLKELMEQFNASCDVFLARLTELADGKTEVKMADEFNRITLDIIGKVAFGIDLNAVNDPDSLFPAAIKECLVAPVWCLSHPLHAIDFTTYGYQNTVVAAVHFLRDTGKKIMDERRKAILNGDDVPSDILTYILKSAPEDTQLDYEEVLDHFITFFIAGQETTSAALSFMLAEAAKNPEVENKLVQEVDDILGSRQYVSFDDLGKLSYTGLAMKETLRLHPSVPGFTRVMDKDGELGGHRIPAGTLINIGVFTLHNSPKYWNEPEKFNPERFSTLNDENEAGHSHYAYIPFSLGPRHCIGQTFAEFEFKVLMSRFVKSFKFKLVPGQDLNYEEPKTTLSPKDKIRCTLTLR